In Rattus norvegicus strain BN/NHsdMcwi chromosome 1, GRCr8, whole genome shotgun sequence, a genomic segment contains:
- the Or52k2 gene encoding olfactory receptor Olr45 produces MLVNNITSTHPVAFLLMGIPGLEQLHIWISIPFCSAYTLAVLGNCTLLFIIRVDAALHEPMYLFLSMLAAIDLVLSSSTLPKMLALFWFRDREINFHACLIQMFFLHSFAIMESAVLLAMAFDRYVAICKPLHYTTILTKPLIIKIGLAAVTRAVTLMTPLPFLLRRFHYCRGVMIAHCYCEHMAVVRLACGDTRFNNIYGIAVAMFIVVLDLLFVILSYIFILRAVLQLASQEARYKAFGTCVSHIGAILAFYTPVVISSVMHRVARRAAPHVHILLANFYLLFPPMVNPIIYGVKTKQIRERVLGLFLRKDLKGK; encoded by the coding sequence atgttggTTAATAATATCACCTCAACCCACCCAGTGGCCTTCTTATTGATGGGTATCCCGGGCCTAGAACAATTACATATTTGGATCTCCATCCCCTTCTGCTCAGCCTATACCTTGGCTGTTCTTGGCAACTGCACCCTCCTTTTCATCATTCGGGTTGATGCAGCCCTCCATGAGCCAATGTACCTCTTTCTGTCCATGTTGGCAGCAATAGATCTGGTCCTTTCCTCCTCAACCCTGCCCAAAATGCTTGCCCTGTTCTGGTTCAGGGATCGGGAAATCAATTTCCATGCCTGCCTTATCCAGATGTTCTTTCTCCATTCCTTTGCTATCATGGAGTCAGCAGTGCTGTTGGCCATGGCCTTTGACCGTTATGTTGCCATCTGCAAACCCCTGCACTATACCACGATCCTGACCAAGCCCCTCATCATCAAGATTGGCCTGGCTGCTGTGACACGGGCTGTGACATTAATGACTCCACTCCCCTTTCTGCTCAGACGTTTCCACTATTGTCGCGGTGTGATGATTGCCCACTGCTACTGTGAACACATGGCTGTGGTGAGGCTGGCATGTGGGGACACACGCTTCAACAACATCTATGGCATCGCTGTGGCCATGTTTATTGTGGTGCTGGACCTGCTCTTTGTTATCCTGTCTTATATCTTCATCCTACGTGCTGTTCTCCAGCTTGCCTCCCAGGAGGCTCGCTATAAGGCCTTTGGGACATGTGTGTCTCATATAGGTGCCATCTTAGCCTTCTACACACCTGTAGTCATCTCCTCAGTCATGCATCGTGTGGCTCGCCGAGCTGCTCCCCATGTCCACATACTCCTTGCTAATTTCTATCTGCTCTTCCCACCCATGGTCAATCCTATCATCTACGGTGTCAAGACTAAGCAGATTCGAGAGCGCGTCTTAGGACTATTCCTCAGAAAGGACTTAAAAGGAAAGTGA